From the genome of Ziziphus jujuba cultivar Dongzao chromosome 4, ASM3175591v1:
atatatatatatatatatataagaatcgCATTCGGACTTGATTCTTTATTCTCCAGTACTGATCCGATCCCGATTCGACCTTAAAGATATATATTCCAAATTCATCCCGTGGTTTTGATTTTTCAGAAAAAACCTCCCTATTAGAAATGATACACCATGATTTTCAAAGTGAGTGGACTAAATTGCCATCCCTATATTTCAAGCTTCCAAGtgccattattaattaattttaaaaaaatttatcactaggcattttttttaatgctgtTATGGGATGGGCTGTAGAACGGCGTCGTCTAACTGGAGTTCTAAAATTTTGGGCTAGAggagttttaaaaatttgatggtCCAAGAAGCATATAAatttctacctttttttttttttttttaaaagactttaTGAATTTCTAGTTGGTCTGGGCTAAGTTTGGCCCGCTGCATCTGGATCCGACTCGACCGGATGTGGTACAAAACGATCTAGGGCTTCTTCAATTCGGATCTTGATAGTCCTGGTTTCTCTGTTTCGATTCTCTTCAAGCTTTCAACTTTTTTGTTCTTCGCGAAACGAAGgtatttcttcttcattttcattcatttgcttgttttccttctctctctctctctttttcttaatatatattttaaaaattgttcttGGTGTCAAATCTCTAGATCGACCTCTAAATTTGCAATTCTATTCGTTCTtatgcatgtgtgtgtgtgtgtgtatatatatatatattttttaaaatttatgcgaaattaatagattttctttccatgtatatataattttttgtttggataaGTAAAATGTGTGCGAATTTTGCTGATTTcgaagctgaaaaaaaaaaaaataactaaaaggaATCAAAATGGGTATTGTTGAAAgacaaatatattcatgattATAATATgtggaaaaaagaaatatatatatatatatatatatatatatatatatatatatatatatatatatatatatatatatatattcgagtTATAGGATGCTATAGTATATAAATAGAAGATGGGTTTGTAATAATTAACCGTGGGCTCCAAGAGAATCAGAATATAGTAACAAGATTGTTAGCTTGCAGTCTCTTAATTCAGCTGTactattatttttcattgtataGATTCAggaaaatgaattataaattttaatcacGAAAggtagtttttttaatttaaagaacCAAACATGGTAGTACCATCACATTCATTTTCAGTCATAGAAAATAGTTTGTCATCTTCTCCGAGAGAGCAaatggataatgaggttatatTGCCGGTCAGCTACATTCATTTGCTTTGTAAGATGAAGGAATGAGTAGCCATCAGTATCAGGAACCTGAAATTATCTAGCATATACTTGAGAATTACATCGGTTCTAATTCGCAAATAGTTTCTCAATACTATAGAATAAGGTGGATCACTGGAATAATATTACTTCAGAATTACATAGGTTCTAATTCGCATGTAGCTTCTTAATGTTATTAAGAGAGGCATTTCcatcttttattttgttaagtttttttttcccagtCTTCTACAAGGTTTGGGCCACTTTGATTTTGAGTCTGCATCAcattaacataaaattttaattgaaccTAGATCGAACAATTAAGCTTTTTTGTGATTCAGATGTTCAATCTGAATTGATTTTCTTTCGATTCAGCTCAACCTGTATGATTCAGGTCATGAATGAGATGATTCTCACAAGATTGGTCATTTAGCCATCAGTATCTGGAACCTGAAATGTTCTAGCATATACTTCAAAATTTCATAGGTTTTAATTCGTATATAGTTTCTCAATACTATTGAATAAGGCGGATCACTAGAATAATATTACTTCAGAATTAGATAGGTTCTAATTCACAAGTAgcttcttaatattattaataggggcatttccatcttttattttcttaattttttttttcccagtcTTTTACAAGGTTTGGGCCGTTTTGATTTTGAGTCTGCATCACATtaacataaaactttatttggacctgaattgaACTATTCAGCTTATTTGCAATTCAAATGTTCAATCTAAAAGCCGATGCTCTCCGTTTCTATTTCTCTCTTTCCTCCCCCTCTCTTTTTTGTACACGCATATACAATGTCTGTACTTTAGTTTTAGAAGTTACTTGTGTAGTAATGTTCAATCTGAAGTGAGCATTTTTTGGCTAAATTTATTTACAGGAATATCAACGCAATGGCTGGAGGAGCGATCCACCAGTTGTTAAGGAGGAAACTTCAATGTCAATCAACTGTAAGAATCTTCCCTTCTTTGCTTTCCTAATCCTGTTCCATAACTAATCCTAAACAGAatgatgtaaaattattttttcagttAAACTTagtttttatggtttttaacccatcaaaggacaaaaaaaattgtttaataaattataagtaGGTAGTGTGCATGCCAGTCTGTATGTTTTTGCTGCTTTTCCTTTGGTCTGTTTGGGTGTTGTAATGGTTGTTGTATTCAATAATTTTCAGGGCCCTACATTTCTGTCTTCCATTATCTCCAAGAGAGATGACGCGGGCACGAAGTCTCTAAGAGCTCTTGCACTCCTTGGAGTAGGGATTTCAGGGTTCTTAAGTTTTGCAACAGTAGCATCTGCAGATGAGGCTGAGCATGGATTAGAGTCTCCAATCTATCCATGGCCTCATAAGGGCATCCTGAGTTCATATGATCATGCTTCGTGAGTCCCTATGAACCTATGAGTTGTTAATGTTCGTCTGGTGtataattctttttcttgtctaaTTGCCTGTGAGCATGTAACAAGATTAACTCATTCAAAGTCTTATGAAGAACTATGGCCATTAATTTACAATGTCATTCCTCTTGATTTTACCTCACAcattcttcatctttttctgtattttttctGACATATTTGACTTAAAAAGTCTTTAAGCATGTTGCTCATTCTTTCTATTGCACATATATGTTTACTGGATATGGTTGATGATATTGGCTTAACGAGGCAGTTGTAGTAGCATGCTTGTacaagtgaaaatttttaaaattgtttttgagTCTTTGACCATATGGAAAATATCATTCATGCAGGATTCTGGAAtgccttaatatatatatatatatatatatattttttttttttcttttaaactaaACTGCAATTCCATGGTACTATTAGTTAGTTATGCTTTAAGGCCAATTATGCTTGGGCAGGATTCGGCGTGGTCATCAGGTTTACACACAAGTCTGTGCCTCCTGCCATTCCATGTCTTTAATATCATACCGTGATTTGGTGGGTGTGGCATACACAGAGGAGGAAACAAAGGCTATGGCAGCCGAGATTGAGGTGGTTGATGGACCTAATGATGAGGGGGAGATGTTCACTCGCCCTGGTAAACTCAGCGATCGATTTCCTCAGCCATATTCAAATGAGCAAGCAGCTAGGTTTGCTAATGGAGGGGCCTATCCCCCAGATCTAAGTCTTATTACCAAAGTAATTCCTTGCAGTGAATTAATTTCCTATATATTACTTTATAGTTTTACcagaattatcttaaagttgTTTTTTCCAGGCTCGTCACAATGGTCAGAACTATGTATTTGCCCTTTTAACTGGTTATCGTGATCCTCCTGCCGGTGTTTTGGTAATTCCCATTCAATTTCTTTTGCATTATTTGGACTTATAATAGGATAAGTAAATAAGAGGGAGGGACGATGGGGGGAGTATGTTGAATAATAATGTTGGACTTTTTTCATTCTGGAAGGGGGCTGGGGGTTTAGTTTGCATTTACTTTTTTGAAGCCCCATCTCAATATGGGAATGCTTCTGCATGTCATTCCATGCATTATACTGATCCTTTGCAAATTTTTGCTATTAGCCTTTTAGCTTCTGGAGATTGAATTATCTGTTTGCTTTATGAATTTATTCATTGCCTTCTTCTTTTGAAGATGGTTTTCTTCCTATCTTTTGGATAGGCTTTTTGGTACTTGATACTTTCTTTCTTGATTTCATGTGTCGGATGATTGGGTTTATCAGAAAGGTGAAAAGTTCATTATTAAAAAGCAGTTAGCTTTATTTAAGAATATATTGTCTAGCTATACTGGCTaactcaataaataaaaatagaagatcTAATTGCAAGTTTTTTAGTCTATGCTTTGGTAGACTGGGGAGTGGTACAGTAGGGTTAACATGCTGTAACTATTCTTAATTGAGAGCATATTGGATGATATTTCAGATCCGAGACGGTCTGCACTATAATCCTTATTTTCCTGGTGGAGCAATTGCCATGCCAAAGATGCTTAATGATGGTGCTGTTGAGTACGAAGATGGTACTGCTGCAACAGAGGCTCAGGTTGGTCCACCTCTTAATATACACATGatttatatgtaatttgcaTGCAGTGATGCTGTATAATTTACTTTGAGATGTTTAGTGCTAAAACCCTTTAATATCGGTGCAGATGGGAAAAGACGTTGTATCGTTTTTGTCATGGGCTGCTGAACCAGAAATGGAAGAACGAAAACTAGTAAATTTGCCTTTGAATCCTCATCTCTCATTTTTCTTTACCCCTCTGATTGACAATTTTGTCAAGTGCTTTCAAATTCTAATGTTGGGTGTCCTAAATGCGCAGATGGGATTCAAATGGATATTTGTTCTCTCATTGGCACTACTTCAAGCTGCTTATTACCGGCGCTTGAGGTGGTCAGTTCTCAAGTCCCGCAAGCTGGTTCTGGATGTCGTCAACTAGCtggccttttttattttaatctttatGGTTATGGTTGTGGGAGGACctaaaatgcaaataatttttttaatctgatGGTCAAGGTTTTCTTGCCAATGTCAAAAAATAGGCTTACATCAGAAATTGGTTATGGAGTAACCTAATGAGTGTTACTTTGGAGAGGTAGAAATAAAGATACTCCACACACATgatgcaatattttttttcctcggACATgtgaattttgtttaaatttttcattCTAGTGCCAAATCTTCCGGTTGGAttaccgccttcaatatttatttagatTATTGTTGTTTCTGGTTTCATTATGGCTTTATACTGGGAGAGACTAGTTACTAAAAGGCAAatgtatcttcttcttcttcttcttcttttgtgttttttccttgtattattattttcgaAAAATGCAATCGATTCTACTCGCGAAAGGTAAGACTAAAATGCCTCATATTTGGATGTTTATGGGGGACAGTAACTTCTATGTATGACCTTGAAAAAGAGCTCACCGTTTTTGGCTCTAGGCTAGCTTTAAATTTTCAGACTAATTGAACAAATTTGTTTTCGACCACTATTTGTTAAAAAGCAACAATTACGGTTTGGTCTCTGTCTGTTCATGTATGACACTGCCATGAGTTGACCAATTAGGAACCAGCTTACAGACCAGTCACCTAAGTAAAAAATTGTACTCTGCAATTGcagaaaaccaaaaagtaattaaaaaggtaaaggttcaataatttttaaaatctattttcttTGCTTGAAAGCCAAAAATTTGTTTGTGTGTGTTATTTTTTTCCCGGTCATTTACAATAATGATAACTATGACAAGCCAATTCTatccatattataaaatatattggttatattatgattttttaatatattaataatatcgataaataaaatattttcaataattttatatatcacACATTAGCGCACTTTTTATCATCTTTTTTATCTCTTTAATCGTGGGTATTTCTTCTAATGcgctctctcttctctcttgtCGTCCCCTCCTCTCTTTCACCTCTataactctctctctcccttctcTTTCATGTCCACTGCCcgtagaattatttttttttttctctctagcAAATTGCTGAAttaaatataagaattt
Proteins encoded in this window:
- the LOC107416350 gene encoding cytochrome c1-2, heme protein, mitochondrial; the encoded protein is MAGGAIHQLLRRKLQCQSTGPTFLSSIISKRDDAGTKSLRALALLGVGISGFLSFATVASADEAEHGLESPIYPWPHKGILSSYDHASIRRGHQVYTQVCASCHSMSLISYRDLVGVAYTEEETKAMAAEIEVVDGPNDEGEMFTRPGKLSDRFPQPYSNEQAARFANGGAYPPDLSLITKARHNGQNYVFALLTGYRDPPAGVLIRDGLHYNPYFPGGAIAMPKMLNDGAVEYEDGTAATEAQMGKDVVSFLSWAAEPEMEERKLMGFKWIFVLSLALLQAAYYRRLRWSVLKSRKLVLDVVN